The following are encoded in a window of Sphaeramia orbicularis chromosome 20, fSphaOr1.1, whole genome shotgun sequence genomic DNA:
- the tfr1b gene encoding transferrin receptor 1b gives MNRVRKTFNSLINNERYSRFTLQPEQDGEGRVEVKLSDDATDEGLEVEGQAGGSPTFRPAPQNLSRRNTCYLVLSILLIFLIGYLVGFVSHRKPRAEPVTCPPPVENIPITAPAPETPLNWKDITHLLASKLTSQAFDETLKTFDLPKRSAGSDEDRSLGNHIFDQFKKLEMEPWTDIHYVQLQTPDSSRPNHVIFDGNDFKPPGYLAYSATGEVQGKLVYGNFGRPEDLDVLQNKNIQLQGCVLLLRAGRISFAQQVDNAESRGVSAVLIYPDVEDHTYVADTPLYGHVHLGTGDPYTPGFPSFNHTQFPPTNSSGLPKIPAQTITASMAQVILQKIGGPEADASSGFRGGHSSLAYTLGGVKNITVEVNNVLVTKEIHNVFGVIKGFTDPDRYVVLGAQRDAWGKGYARAAVGTSALIELAKAFHEMVEKDGFRPRRSLVFASWSAGVYGSVGATEWLEAYLSSLDRNVLTYISLDGMVLGRGSFVASASPLLHSLLQSTMTEVRSPLGSGTIYDMVGKDKWQTTVLKPMAMDDPAYPFLAFSGIPSISFHFVSDNSKEYMYYNTNLDNMDHLDYQTNHHTSEMMTVAAQFAGQMALRLVHDHLIKLDVTAYSGLITKNVVRVYRRVFDLTQSGDLKGVSSNWLNRALGSFKRAAERIRYAVQNTDISDQEACRLLNDRLMKVEHSLLSPYVSPIETPFRHLLLGHGPHTLAAIAKTTDMKELHTQLALATWTLQGCANTMDRDIWDIDNEI, from the exons atgaaTCGAGTGAGGAAAACATTTAACAGCTTG ATTAATAATGAACGGTACAGCAGATTCACACTACAGCCCGAGCAGGACGGAGAAGGACGAGTCGAGGTCAAACTGTCCGACGATGCTACAGATGAAGGCTTGGAGGTTGAAGGTCAGGCAGGGGGGTCTCCAACCTTCAGGCCTGCACCACAGAATCTGAGCCGGCGGAATACCTGCTACCTGGTTCTGTCAATCCTGCTGATTTTTCTAATCG GCTATCTGGTTGGTTTTGTCAGTCACCGTAAACCTCGGGCTGAGCCGGTAACCTGCCCACCGCCGGTTGAAAACATTCCAATTACTGCACCGGCTCCGGAAACGCCGCTGAATTGGAAGGACATCACCCACCTTCTTGCATCAAAACTCACCAGCCAGGCCTTTGACGAGACTCTGAA GACCTTTGATCTACCCAAACGATCAGCTGGCAGTGATGAAGATCGTAGTCTAGGAAACCACATTTTTGACCAATTCAAGAAACTGGAGATGGAGCCGTGGACTGACATCCATTATGTTCAGCTGCAAACGCCAGACAG CTCACGTCCAAACCATGTCATTTTTGATGGAAATGACTTTAAGCCCCCAGGATATCTTGCCTACAGTGCTACTGGTGAAGTTCAG GGCAAGTTGGTGTATGGAAATTTTGGTCGTCCTGAAGATCTTGATGTTCTGCAGAACAAAAACATTCAGCTTCAGGGCTGTGTGTTATTACTCCGAGCTGGACGTATCAGTTTTGCTCAGCAG GTGGATAATGCTGAATCGAGGGGTGTCTCTGCTGTTCTGATCTACCCAGATGTTGAGGACCACACTTACGTAGCAGACACTCCACTCTATGGACAT GTCCACCTGGGCACAGGCGATCCTTACACCCCTGGATTTCCCTCCTTCAATCACACCCAGTTTCCCCCAACTAACTCATCTGGCCTCCCAAAAATCCCAGCCCAGACCATCACTGCCAGCATGGCTCAAGTTATTCTACA GAAAATAGGTGGCCCTGAAGCAGATGCAAGCAGTGGTTTTAGAGGTGGCCACTCATCTTTGGCTTACACACTCGGAGGCGTTAAAAACATTACCGTTGAGGTGAACAACGTGCTGGTGACCAAGGAGATCCACAATGTGTTTGGAGTCATCAAGGGTTTCACAGATCCTG ATCGCTATGTTGTTCTGGGAGCTCAGAGGGATGCCTGGGGTAAAGGTTATGCCAGAGCCGCTGTTGGTACTTCTGCACTGATAGAGCTGGCCAAGGCTTTTCATGAGATGGTGGAGAAAG ATGGATTTAGGCCAAGGAGAAGCCTGGTGTTTGCAAGCTGGTCTGCTGGAGTGTATGGTAGCGTTGGCGCCACAGAGTGGCTGGAG GCGTACCTGTCCTCTCTTGACAGAAATGTGCTGACATACATAAGTCTGGATGGAATGGTCCTGG GCCGTGGGAGCTTTGTTGCCTCAGCGAGTCCACTTCTACACAGCCTTCTTCAGAGCACAATGACTGAG GTGAGAAGTCCTCTTGGTTCTGGCACTATTTACGATATGGTTGGAAAAGATAAATGGCAAACTACTGT GTTGAAGCCAATGGCGATGGACGACCCCGCCTACCCCTTTCTGGCCTTTTCTGGAATTCCCTCCATCTCCTTCCACTTTGTCTCTGACAAT AGTAAGGAGTACATGTACTATAACACCAACCTGGATAACATGGACCATCTCGATTACCAAACCAACCATCACACCAGTGAAATGATGACTGTGGCAGCCCAGTTTGCCGGCCAGATGGCTCTACGCCTGGTGCACGATCACCTGATCAAACTGGACGTGACCGCATACAGTGGCCTCATCACCAAAAATGTGGTTCGTGTCTACAGACGCGTCTTCGACCTCACACAG TCTGGTGACCTGAAGGGTGTGAGTTCTAACTGGCTGAACCGTGCACTAGGCTCCTTCAAACGAGCTGCCGAACGCATCAGATACGCAGTCCAAAACACTGACATCAGTGACCAGGAGGCGTGTCGACTTCTCAATGACAGGCTCATGAAG GTTGAACACTCCCTCCTCTCCCCGTATGTCTCTCCCATTGAGACTCCCTTCCGCCACCTCCTCCTGGGCCACGGCCCGCACACTTTGGCTGCCATCGCTAAGACTACTGACATGAAGGAGCTCCACACCCAGTTGGCCCTGGCCACCTGGACCCTGCAGGGATGCGCCAACACCATGGATCGAGATATCTGGGACATAGACAACGAAATCTAA